Below is a window of Pseudarthrobacter equi DNA.
CTCCACGTCCCGCAACGGCGTTTCGCAGATCACGATGGTGTTCACCTACGGTTCCAACCTGGACCGGGCACGGAACCAGATCGACCGGGCCATCTCCAACGCCAAGCGCACCCTGCCGGCTGACGTCCAGCCGCAGGCCATCGCCGGGAGCATCAGCGATTTCCCGATCGTCTTCCTGGCGGTGTCCTCGGACAAGCCGCTCAGCGAACTCAACACCGACCTCCAGCGGCTCAGCGTTCCCCGGCTGCAGAAAATCGACGGCGTCCGCGGCGCCGATGTCACTGGCGGCGCTACCCAGCACATCGAGATCCTTCCGCGCCCCGAGGCGATGGCTGCGTCCGGTGCCACCATCGCTTCCCTCCGCGACACGCTCTCCAACAACGGAGCCCTGGTTCCGGCCGGCACGCTGGAGGAGCAGGGCAAGACGCTCTCGCTGCAGATCGGCAGTCCGGTCGACTCACTTGACGCCGTCAAGGCCCTCCCGGTGTCCGGCGCCAAGGACGGGGCCACCATCGGATCCGTGGCCGACGTCGCCATCAAGGACGACGAACGCACGTCCATCACCCGGACCAATGGAGCAGAAACCCTCGCGGTGTCCGTCACCAAAAAGCCCGAAGGCGACACGGTGGCCATCTCCCACGCAGTGCGGGACAGCCTGGACGAGCTGGCAACGGAGCTCGGCTCCAACGCCACATTCACCCCGGTCTTCGACCAGGCGCCCTTCATTGAAAAGTCCATCAAGGACCTCACCACCGAGGGCCTCCTGGGACTGGGATTCGCCGTGGCGGTCATCCTGGTCTTCCTGATGTCGGCCCGCTCCACCCTGGTGACAGCGGTATCCATCCCGCTGTCCCTGCTCATCACGTTCATTGGGCTCTCGGCTACCGGCTATTCCCTGAACATCCTCACCCTCGGCGCCCTCACCATTGCCATCGGCCGCGTGGTGGACGACTCCATCGTCGTGATCGAAAACATTAAGCGGCACCTCACCTACGGCGAGGACAAGGTCACTGCCATCCTCACCGCCATCCGTGAAGTGGCAGGGGCCATCACCGCGTCCACCCTCACCACGGTGGCCGTGTTCCTGCCCATTGCCTTCGTGGGTGAACTGGCCGGCGAGCTGTTCAGGCCGTTCGCCCTGACGGTGACCATCGCACTGCTGGCGTCCCTGCTGGTGTCGCTGACCATCGTTCCGGTGCTGGCTTACTGGTTCCTCAAGAGCCCCTCGCCGTCCGGTGCAGGCGGGCGCACGGACGCCGAGGCTGCCCGGGCAGCGGCGCAGGAGAAGGAACAGCGCGGCCGGCTCCAGCGCGGCTACCTGCCCATCCTCACCAAGACGCAGAAACACCCCGTGCTGACCCTGGTGGCCGCAGTCCTCGTGCTGGGCGCAACGGGAGCGATGACACCGCTGCTGGCCACCAACCTGCTGGGCAACTCCGGCCAGAACAGCCTGACAGTACGCCAGGTGCTTCCAGCCGGCACCAGCCTGGCGGACACCAGTGCCGCGGCCGTCCGCCTCGAAGAGGTCCTCCGCGGAATCGACGGCATCAAGGACGTTCAGGTCACCTCCGGCAATGCGCAGGCCGGGTTCGCTGCCCTGGTGTCCTCCGGCTCGTCGAATTCAACCTTCACGGTAGTGACGGATGAGAAGGCGGACCAGGACCGGCTGCAGGAAACCGTCCGCACTGAACTGGCCAAGGTTCCGGACTCCGGCAAAGTCTCCGTGGGAACCCAGCAGGGCGGCTTCGGCACGTCCTCCACCGTGGACATCACCCTTAAGGCTGCCAGCACCCTGGACCTACAGGCAGCCAGCGACGCCATGGTCAAGGCCATGACCGGAGTACCCGGCACCAGCGAGGTGGAAACCAACCTCGCCGCGAGCCAGCCGGTGGTCCAGGTCAAGGTGGACCGGGCCAAGGCAGTGGCGGCGGGCCTGAATGAGGAGCAGGTGGCGGGAGTCCTTGCAGCCACCATCAGCCCGGTCCCCGCCGGCACTGTCCGGATCGACACCAACGACTTCCCTGTGAGGATCGGCCAGGGAACCAGGTT
It encodes the following:
- a CDS encoding efflux RND transporter permease subunit — encoded protein: MFRLAHLSLANRALIALITIFASVFGVITMSSLKQELIPSIEFPQITVLTSMPGASPEVVDKQVSGPLETALNGVEGLESTSSTSRNGVSQITMVFTYGSNLDRARNQIDRAISNAKRTLPADVQPQAIAGSISDFPIVFLAVSSDKPLSELNTDLQRLSVPRLQKIDGVRGADVTGGATQHIEILPRPEAMAASGATIASLRDTLSNNGALVPAGTLEEQGKTLSLQIGSPVDSLDAVKALPVSGAKDGATIGSVADVAIKDDERTSITRTNGAETLAVSVTKKPEGDTVAISHAVRDSLDELATELGSNATFTPVFDQAPFIEKSIKDLTTEGLLGLGFAVAVILVFLMSARSTLVTAVSIPLSLLITFIGLSATGYSLNILTLGALTIAIGRVVDDSIVVIENIKRHLTYGEDKVTAILTAIREVAGAITASTLTTVAVFLPIAFVGELAGELFRPFALTVTIALLASLLVSLTIVPVLAYWFLKSPSPSGAGGRTDAEAARAAAQEKEQRGRLQRGYLPILTKTQKHPVLTLVAAVLVLGATGAMTPLLATNLLGNSGQNSLTVRQVLPAGTSLADTSAAAVRLEEVLRGIDGIKDVQVTSGNAQAGFAALVSSGSSNSTFTVVTDEKADQDRLQETVRTELAKVPDSGKVSVGTQQGGFGTSSTVDITLKAASTLDLQAASDAMVKAMTGVPGTSEVETNLAASQPVVQVKVDRAKAVAAGLNEEQVAGVLAATISPVPAGTVRIDTNDFPVRIGQGTRFTSIDAVRNIPLPAAGRPVTLGSIASVEQVDIPVSITASNGQRTAKVSVTPSGSNLGAVSTEVQGRLAGVELPAGVTAEIGGATTQQAESFRQLELALLAAIAIVYVIMVATFKSLVQPLILLVSVPFAATGAVALLLVTGVPLGLPSLIGMLMLVGIVVTNAIVLIDLINQYRQPRTGPGGTTSPGMNVADAITHGARQRLRPILMTALATVFALTPMAMGLTGGGGFISQPLAVVVIGGLVSSTALTLVLVPVLYRLVEGRRERRALLRDLQAQPEFEQAADVDAEFRDWTAGDVPRVSGRRAAPGSPD